One stretch of Ipomoea triloba cultivar NCNSP0323 chromosome 8, ASM357664v1 DNA includes these proteins:
- the LOC116026723 gene encoding subtilisin-like protease SBT3 → MGRLKGIPLLFLFVLISFQECLVSSNKATYIVHMDKAFMPKSFVSHDHWYNSVVNSAKLKKPKSDDQQNPTRLLYTYDHTLHGFSVVLSEEEFESLKESPGFVSAYRDKTVTLDTTHTFEFLSLNSATGLWPASEYGRDVIVGVIDTGVWPESASFRDDGMGEIPGRWKGECEEGEHFDPSLCNKKLIGVRYFNKGVMAANPNVTIIMNSGRDVEGHGTHTSSTAAGSYVEEASFFGYAAGTARGIAPRARVAMYKVIWEEGRYASDVLAGIDQAVADGVDVISISMGFDLVPLYEDPIAIAAFGAMEKGVLLSSSAGNAGSGLGNLHNGIPWVLTTAAGSIDRWLAGTLVIGNGEEILGWTSFPASAIVMNQPLIYNKTISACNSSLLLSNYNGIVICENIGSFQDQIRAVANSKLPAAIFISDDPEIFEFSDFPYPGVVISPENSYNLINYAKNSENPYATIKFQQTFLGTKSHPVVATYTSRGPAPSYPGILKPDIMSPGTLVLAAWIPTSLASYISPDIELSSPFNMISGTSMACPHSSGIAALLKGAHPEWSPAAIRSAMVTTANPLDNSNLPIKDPAFNYTSASPLSMGAGQVNPNAALNPGLIYDANPQDYVNLLCSMNFTRKQILTITRSTNYACENPSSDLNYPSFILLYPVSQSTTKSWVSRTFVRTVTYVGEGPATFRVEVSSILGNSQIEINKASLSFKNTYEEAEYTLVLTYKGNQTGEVEFGSVTWVDESGKYKVRSPIAVAPMIQTW, encoded by the coding sequence ATGGGTAGGCTCAAAGGGATTCCTCTTCTCTTCCTGTTTGTATTGATCTCCTTCCAAGAATGTTTAGTTTCATCAAACAAAGCCACCTACATTGTCCACATGGACAAGGCATTTATGCCCAAATCTTTTGTCAGTCACGACCACTGGTACAACTCTGTTGTTAACTCCGCAAAACTCAAAAAACCAAAGTCAGACGACCAACAAAATCCGACCAGGCTTCTCTACACTTACGACCATACACTTCATGGTTTTAGTGTCGTCTTATCCGAGGAAGAATTCGAATCTCTCAAGGAATCTCCGGGGTTTGTGTCGGCTTACCGGGACAAGACTGTGACGCTTGACACAACGCATACTTTTGagtttctctctctaaattcCGCGACGGGGCTGTGGCCGGCGTCGGAGTATGGCCGGGACGTGATCGTCGGCGTGATTGACACCGGCGTGTGGCCGGAGAGTGCGAGCTTTAGAGATGATGGGATGGGCGAAATTCCGGGGAGGTGGAAAGGGGAGTGCGAAGAAGGGGAACATTTTGATCCTTCCTTGTGTAACAAGAAACTGATCGGCGTTCGGTATTTCAACAAGGGAGTTATGGCGGCGAATCCGAATGTTACGATAATCATGAACTCCGGGAGGGACGTGGAGGGCCACGGCACGCACACGTCGTCCACGGCGGCCGGGAGCTACGTGGAGGAGGCGTCGTTCTTCGGGTACGCCGCCGGGACGGCGCGTGGGATCGCGCCGAGAGCGCGTGTGGCCATGTATAAGGTGATCTGGGAAGAAGGGCGGTATGCTTCCGATGTGCTCGCCGGAATTGACCAGGCGGTGGCCGACGGCGTTGACGTCATATCCATTTCCATGGGATTTGATCTTGTTCCATTGTATGAAGACCCCATCGCCATTGCCGCTTTTGGCGCCATGGAGAAGGGCGTCCTTCTCTCTTCCTCCGCCGGAAACGCCGGCTCCGGGCTCGGAAACCTGCACAACGGAATCCCGTGGGTTTTAACCACCGCCGCGGGGTCCATTGACAGGTGGTTAGCAGGAACTTTGGTTATAGGAAATGGAGAAGAAATCCTGGGATGGACTTCTTTCCCAGCCAGCGCTATTGTCATGAATCAGCCGCTGATTTACAACAAAACAATATCCGCTTGCAATTCATCTCTCTTACTTTCCAATTACAACGGAATAGTAATCTGTGAAAACATAGGATCATTCCAGGACCAAATCCGCGCCGTCGCAAATTCCAAGCTCCCAGCCGCCATTTTCATCTCCGACGACCCTGAAATCTTCGAGTTCAGCGATTTCCCATATCCCGGCGTGGTAATTTCCCCGGAAAACTCATACAACCTCATCAATTACGCTAAAAACAGCGAAAACCCCTACGCTACCATTAAATTTCAGCAGACATTTCTGGGCACGAAGTCTCATCCTGTGGTTGCAACCTATACTTCCAGGGGGCCAGCGCCGAGCTACCCTGGAATATTGAAACCCGACATAATGTCCCCTGGAACATTAGTATTAGCGGCCTGGATTCCAACATCCTTAGCGTCTTATATTTCACCTGATATAGAACTATCTAGCCCGTTCAATATGATTTCCGGGACTTCCATGGCCTGTCCCCATTCTTCCGGGATAGCAGCCCTGCTTAAAGGAGCCCATCCAGAGTGGAGCCCGGCGGCTATTCGGTCCGCCATGGTTACAACTGCAAATCCATTGGATAATTCCAATTTGCCCATTAAGGATCCTGCTTTTAACTACACCTCTGCTTCTCCCCTGTCCATGGGGGCAGGCCAGGTTAATCCAAACGCCGCGCTTAATCCAGGGCTGATTTATGATGCCAATCCCCAGGATTATGTCAATCTTCTCTGTTCCATGAATTTCACCCGAAAACAGATCCTCACAATCACTAGATCAACCAATTACGCCTGTGAAAACCCGTCTTCTGATCTCAACTACCCCTCTTTTATTCTCCTGTACCCTGTCAGTCAATCTACAACTAAATCTTGGGTTAGTCGGACATTTGTGAGGACTGTCACGTATGTTGGAGAGGGCCCCGCAACCTTCAGAGTTGAGGTAAGCTCGATTCTTGGTAATTCCCAGATTGAAATAAACAAGGCAAGTCTTTCCTTCAAGAACACGTACGAGGAGGCGGAGTACACGCTGGTTTTAACCTACAAGGGGAATCAGACTGGGGAAGTTGAGTTTGGTTCTGTGACTTGGGTTGATGAGAGTGGTAAGTATAAAGTTAGGAGCCCCATTGCCGTGGCGCCTATGATCCAGACATGGTGA
- the LOC116026571 gene encoding NAC domain-containing protein 72-like, which translates to MGDVNEDTTSFALPPGSGFYPSDEQLVRYYLSLKNDGDLHGGGANVIKEINLYNFDPFNLPETSCFRFGRGGRRRHWFCFVARALKDRGIRRAGGGYWKRRRRDRVVVDRSLGKAVVGKRKCFVFYFGDSQSPKTAVKTDWFMYEYELLNHPTAAFVLCRIFSKSHHGNNLSENTVSSCAEESVASVRNIGFQCNGTATSATEEKMQDEKNEVLNFPVDTVSKIDNLVSEPIGDQIRSPGLFSTGATFIEALPLAAEEGLGILEGDFLELDDLVCPLLGID; encoded by the exons ATGGGGGACGTCAACGAGGATACGACGTCGTTTGCCCTCCCACCAGGTTCAGGGTTTTACCCTTCCGACGAACAGCTCGTCCGCTACTACCTCTCCCTGAAGAATGACGGCGATCTTCACGGCGGCGGCGCGAACGTAATCAAGGAGATTAACCTCTACAATTTTGACCCGTTCAACTTACCTGAGACCTCCTGCTTCCGATTCGGCCGCGGCGGGAGGCGCCGCCACTGGTTCTGCTTTGTCGCTAGGGCTTTGAAGGATAGAGGAATCAGGCGAGCCGGCGGCGGGTACTGGAAAAGGAGAAGGAGGGATAGGGTTGTTGTGGATCGGAGTTTGGGGAAAGCCGTGGTTGGAAAGCGCAAATGCTTCGTTTTCTACTTTGGAGATTCTCAATCTCCGAAGACTGCTGTGAAAACTGACTGGTTTATGTATGAATACGAACTACTTAATCATCCAACG GCTGCTTTTGTCCTATGTCGAATTTTTTCCAAATCACATCATGGAAACAACCTGTCAGAAAATACAGTGAGTTCCTGTGCTGAAGAAAGTGTTGCAAGTGTTCGTAACATTGGTTTTCAGTGCAATGGAACTGCTACATCAGCAACCGAAGAAAAAATGCAGGATGAGAAGAATGAGGTTTTAAATTTCCCAGTGGATACAGTTAGCAAGATAGATAACCTTGTTAGTGAACCAATTGGTGACCAG ATAAGATCACCAGGACTTTTTAGTACTGGTGCTACATTTATTGAAGCCTTGCCCTTGGCTGCTGAGGAAGGATTAGGCATACTTGAAGGAGATTTTTTGGAGCTGGATGACCTTGTCTGCCCACTTTTGGGCATTgactaa